A single region of the Candidatus Deferrimicrobiaceae bacterium genome encodes:
- a CDS encoding DUF4276 family protein translates to MSVEHVEVLVEEPSMEAALRALLPKVLGAVSFDIYPYQCKNELLARLPTRLSGYSRWIKDSWRILVVVDRDDDDCAQLKRTLEDMARASGLKTRIGVEGKPWTVVNRLAIEELESWYFGDWQAVRKAYPRVPATIPMQAKYRDPDAIAGGTWEAFERVLQRAGYFKGGLAKIEAARTIAPHMIPTGNSSRSFQVLNAVLSEMTAA, encoded by the coding sequence ATGAGCGTTGAACATGTCGAGGTGCTGGTCGAAGAGCCGTCGATGGAGGCGGCGCTTCGTGCCCTGCTTCCGAAGGTTCTCGGGGCGGTATCGTTCGATATCTACCCTTACCAGTGCAAAAATGAGTTGCTCGCACGGCTTCCCACGCGGCTATCTGGCTATTCGAGGTGGATCAAGGATTCATGGAGAATTCTCGTGGTCGTTGATCGGGATGACGACGATTGCGCGCAGTTGAAGCGGACGCTTGAAGATATGGCCCGTGCCTCAGGCTTAAAAACACGCATCGGCGTGGAGGGAAAGCCTTGGACCGTTGTCAACCGTCTTGCCATTGAAGAGCTGGAATCCTGGTATTTCGGCGATTGGCAGGCGGTCCGTAAAGCGTATCCACGAGTTCCCGCGACGATTCCGATGCAGGCGAAATACCGCGATCCGGACGCTATCGCAGGCGGAACTTGGGAAGCCTTCGAGCGGGTTCTGCAGCGGGCGGGATATTTCAAGGGAGGCCTTGCCAAGATCGAGGCCGCCCGGACGATTGCTCCGCACATGATCCCGACAGGCAACTCGTCCAGAAGTTTTCAGGTGTTGAATGCCGTTTTGTCGGAAATGACTGCGGCTTAA
- a CDS encoding DUF6088 family protein, with translation MQSIDSKILNRIYGGGRGCVVTPNDFLDLGSRQAVDVALHRLVKKGTLRRVARGLYDYPKIDPELGPLSPTIDALVKALKGHDNIRLQPSGGYAANLLGLSEQVPMKVVFLTDGPTRKVQLGRQIIQLKRTTPRAMATAGRVSGLVIQALRHIGMRQVDDSIVKRLRNRLSVEDKKQLVRDVRYAPAWVASWMRRVAEGNEG, from the coding sequence ATGCAATCAATTGATTCCAAAATATTAAATCGTATTTATGGGGGCGGTAGGGGTTGCGTGGTGACCCCGAACGACTTTCTCGATTTGGGAAGCCGTCAGGCGGTGGATGTGGCGTTGCACCGTCTTGTGAAAAAAGGAACATTGCGCCGGGTGGCTCGAGGGCTTTACGATTATCCCAAAATCGATCCGGAACTTGGCCCACTTTCGCCCACGATCGATGCGCTCGTCAAGGCGTTGAAGGGGCACGACAATATTCGACTGCAGCCATCCGGTGGATATGCTGCCAATCTTCTGGGGTTATCCGAGCAGGTGCCGATGAAAGTCGTGTTCCTTACGGACGGGCCGACCCGGAAGGTCCAACTCGGCAGACAGATCATCCAGCTAAAGCGGACGACCCCCCGAGCGATGGCAACCGCCGGACGGGTGAGCGGTCTGGTTATCCAGGCGCTCCGGCACATTGGCATGCGGCAGGTAGATGATTCGATCGTCAAGCGATTGCGCAACCGTCTTTCCGTCGAGGATAAAAAGCAGCTGGTCCGGGATGTCCGGTATGCGCCTGCGTGGGTTGCCTCGTGGATGCGGCGAGTCGCGGAAGGGAATGAGGGCTGA
- a CDS encoding nucleotidyl transferase AbiEii/AbiGii toxin family protein, which translates to MNSFIRLSAERRRLLCEEGFQRLGLVPASIEKDFWVCWTLRELFGLPEWGPHLTFKGGTSLSKGWQLISRFSEDIDVVIDREFLGFGGELSRNKRKQLIAECSRRIRATLLPDLERRCREVLSTDLKWELVPDAEDPDDQTLLFRYPSVFEGSIAYIRPVVKIEMGARSEPEPVESPSIQPYLAKAFPDVMPDSLCSIQTVVARRTFWEKAMLLHEANFLPPDKKLPPRLSRHYYDLWCLIGHGIAREAMGDLDLFDRAARHREIFFKRTGVDYGTLRKGTLQVSPREERLGGWRKDYEAMRSEMFFEEPPSFAEVLMAIRGFEDDFNRS; encoded by the coding sequence ATGAATTCATTCATCCGCCTTTCGGCGGAGCGGCGTCGCCTCCTCTGCGAAGAAGGATTCCAGCGGCTGGGTCTGGTGCCCGCCAGCATCGAAAAGGATTTCTGGGTCTGCTGGACCTTGAGGGAGCTGTTCGGCCTGCCCGAATGGGGCCCGCATCTGACTTTCAAGGGTGGGACTTCCCTTTCCAAGGGGTGGCAGTTGATCTCCCGCTTTTCGGAAGATATCGATGTGGTCATAGACCGGGAATTTCTCGGCTTCGGCGGGGAACTCAGTCGCAATAAACGGAAGCAACTCATCGCCGAATGCAGTCGACGAATTCGCGCAACATTATTGCCTGACCTTGAACGGCGTTGTAGGGAAGTCCTCTCCACCGACTTGAAGTGGGAACTGGTTCCGGATGCGGAGGATCCCGATGATCAAACCTTGCTATTCCGTTATCCCTCGGTGTTTGAAGGGAGCATCGCTTACATACGGCCGGTGGTCAAAATAGAAATGGGCGCTCGATCGGAACCGGAACCGGTCGAGTCGCCGTCGATCCAACCCTATCTGGCGAAGGCTTTCCCCGACGTGATGCCCGACAGCCTCTGTTCAATACAAACCGTGGTGGCTCGCCGGACTTTTTGGGAAAAGGCGATGCTGCTTCACGAGGCCAATTTTCTTCCCCCCGACAAAAAGCTTCCGCCGAGATTGTCCCGGCACTATTACGACCTCTGGTGTCTAATTGGCCACGGGATTGCGAGAGAGGCCATGGGGGACCTCGATCTGTTCGACCGCGCCGCACGCCACCGGGAGATTTTCTTCAAGCGAACCGGTGTGGATTACGGCACGCTTCGAAAAGGGACATTGCAGGTTTCCCCGAGGGAGGAACGGTTGGGAGGCTGGCGGAAGGATTACGAAGCGATGCGTTCCGAGATGTTTTTCGAAGAGCCTCCTTCCTTCGCGGAGGTCTTAATGGCCATCAGGGGATTTGAAGATGATTTCAATCGGTCGTAA
- the mtgA gene encoding monofunctional biosynthetic peptidoglycan transglycosylase: protein MRSLRRFFLWGFLLVAAYFGYIAVSLALMPSVSILKDPRVSMVITVKDWNGDEHPFVVGPKNRNWTPARAIPAAMKRAVVASEDGNFYKHEGVDFDAMKKAIQDDIKKGKFARGGSTITQQVAKNLFLSREKTITRKLKELYLARRLDSELSKGRVLELYLNVVELGPMVYGIGHGARYYFGKPASALTVRECAFFAAMLPGPKALNPYKKMDKVMARSTRIVRRMYAARMISGGQYAAAMAERPNLSGLARKVEQTLAAPPPVEPLPPGLSADNAIVAPSGPAPPEEAPAVAPDGAVPAAADNEVI, encoded by the coding sequence ATGCGCTCCCTTCGCCGTTTCTTCCTCTGGGGTTTTCTCCTCGTCGCCGCGTACTTCGGCTACATCGCCGTGTCGCTTGCACTGATGCCGTCCGTCTCGATCCTCAAGGACCCGCGCGTCTCGATGGTGATCACGGTCAAGGACTGGAACGGCGACGAGCACCCGTTCGTCGTCGGGCCGAAGAACCGCAACTGGACGCCGGCCCGCGCGATTCCGGCTGCGATGAAGCGGGCGGTCGTCGCCTCCGAGGACGGCAACTTCTACAAGCACGAGGGGGTCGACTTCGACGCGATGAAGAAGGCGATCCAGGACGACATCAAGAAGGGGAAGTTCGCCCGCGGCGGCAGCACCATCACGCAGCAGGTGGCGAAGAACCTGTTCCTGTCGCGGGAGAAGACGATCACGCGCAAGCTGAAGGAGCTCTACCTCGCCCGGCGGCTCGACAGCGAGCTGAGCAAGGGGCGCGTCCTCGAGCTGTACCTGAACGTGGTCGAGCTGGGGCCGATGGTCTACGGCATCGGGCACGGCGCCCGTTATTACTTCGGCAAGCCGGCGTCCGCGCTGACGGTGCGCGAGTGCGCCTTCTTCGCCGCGATGTTGCCGGGCCCGAAGGCGCTCAACCCCTACAAGAAGATGGACAAGGTCATGGCGCGCTCGACCCGGATCGTGCGGCGGATGTACGCGGCGCGGATGATCTCGGGCGGGCAGTACGCCGCCGCGATGGCCGAGCGGCCCAACCTGTCGGGCCTGGCGCGCAAGGTCGAGCAGACGCTCGCCGCTCCGCCGCCGGTCGAGCCGCTGCCGCCCGGCCTGTCGGCCGACAACGCGATTGTGGCGCCGTCGGGGCCTGCCCCGCCGGAGGAAGCGCCGGCCGTCGCCCCCGACGGCGCTGTGCCTGCCGCGGCCGACAACGAGGTGATCTGA
- a CDS encoding 4Fe-4S binding protein yields the protein MSQPNAGPQPGIASPHRANPYRRLPLVRWVVQVAFLLFCLLIGIGFARFQAQLVAGGPVTAHRSGAIEAFLPISALMGLKRLLLTGQYDAIHPAGLTIFIAALLSAFFARKVFCSWVCPVGTLSRAVEWLGKKILWRKRKAETLIPTGLDRALLSLKYLLLAFFGYIVLWQMDVPAIEAFMFGQYNVAVDAKMLLFFTEMSRTVAVTLLALAALSFVVKHFWCRYLCPYGALLGLFSWGSPQKVVRDASTCIDCRACTRACPVEIRVHEKDAALTPDCTGCLSCVAACPVNDCLTVGRKGQAGWSPWWLPAAGLGIILLLWAVARLTGHWNTSIPLPDLADAYRQAKTLAHP from the coding sequence ATGAGCCAGCCGAACGCCGGGCCGCAGCCCGGCATCGCGTCGCCGCATCGCGCCAACCCCTATCGCCGCCTGCCGCTGGTCCGCTGGGTCGTCCAGGTCGCCTTCCTGCTTTTCTGCCTGCTGATCGGAATCGGGTTCGCGCGCTTCCAGGCGCAGCTCGTCGCGGGCGGCCCGGTCACTGCGCACCGATCGGGCGCGATCGAGGCGTTCCTGCCCATCAGCGCGCTGATGGGGCTCAAGCGTTTGCTGCTTACCGGGCAATACGACGCCATCCACCCGGCGGGGCTGACGATCTTCATCGCCGCGCTTCTCTCGGCCTTCTTCGCCCGGAAGGTGTTCTGCTCGTGGGTCTGCCCGGTCGGCACGCTTTCGCGCGCAGTCGAGTGGCTGGGGAAGAAGATATTGTGGCGGAAGCGGAAGGCCGAGACGCTCATCCCGACGGGGCTCGACCGGGCGCTCCTGTCGCTCAAATACCTGCTGCTGGCGTTCTTCGGATATATCGTGCTCTGGCAGATGGACGTTCCCGCGATCGAGGCGTTCATGTTCGGGCAGTACAACGTGGCGGTCGACGCCAAGATGCTGCTCTTCTTCACGGAGATGTCGCGCACCGTGGCGGTGACGCTTCTCGCGCTGGCCGCCCTGTCGTTCGTCGTCAAGCACTTCTGGTGCCGATACCTGTGCCCGTACGGCGCGCTGCTCGGCCTGTTCTCGTGGGGGTCGCCGCAGAAGGTCGTCCGCGACGCCTCGACATGCATCGACTGCCGCGCCTGCACGCGCGCCTGCCCGGTCGAGATCCGGGTGCACGAGAAGGACGCGGCGCTGACGCCCGATTGCACCGGCTGTCTCTCGTGCGTCGCAGCCTGTCCGGTGAACGATTGCCTGACGGTAGGTCGAAAGGGTCAGGCCGGCTGGTCGCCCTGGTGGCTGCCCGCCGCGGGGCTCGGCATCATCCTGCTGCTTTGGGCGGTCGCCCGGCTGACCGGCCACTGGAACACTTCCATCCCGCTGCCCGACCTGGCCGACGCCTACCGGCAGGCGAAAACGCTCGCGCATCCCTAG
- a CDS encoding CBS domain-containing protein encodes MSLIGEVFVGDVLGKSVLDPAGDEVGKVRDIAVEGGGPFPRAVGLVLERNKTQRFLPWEELAIFNRRIISSRKTEVDLPEYVPSPDRLLIAKDILDKQIVDINGAKVVRVNDVKLTEEGGNALLTDVDVGMRGILRRLGIERRGDGFFRAIRHPLRHQLIPWSVIQPLESKLDRLTLSVTRDAMSDLHPSDIAQIISDLAPDERTEFFEKLDLETAAEALHELEPEVQADIIADMDREQAADVIERMPPDEAADVIADLSAEKAQEILGLMEKDEAQDVHELLHHEDDTAGGLMTNEYLEFPPETTVGGAMDRFREYAHEIEAVYYMYVIQDEKLLGVVSLKDAILADPSKRLDEVMHRKLITVRAESDHQSVAELISKYNLLALPVVDDENCLLGVITVDDVVDLLLPPASRKRRRKM; translated from the coding sequence ATGTCGCTGATCGGTGAGGTGTTCGTCGGGGACGTGCTCGGAAAGTCGGTGCTCGATCCGGCGGGCGACGAGGTGGGCAAAGTTCGCGACATCGCTGTCGAGGGCGGGGGGCCGTTTCCGCGCGCGGTCGGTCTCGTCCTCGAGCGAAACAAGACGCAGCGCTTCCTTCCATGGGAGGAGCTGGCCATCTTCAACCGGCGCATCATCTCGTCGCGCAAGACCGAGGTCGATCTTCCCGAATATGTTCCCTCGCCCGACCGGCTGCTGATCGCCAAGGACATCCTCGACAAGCAGATCGTCGACATCAACGGCGCCAAGGTCGTCCGGGTCAACGACGTCAAGCTGACCGAGGAAGGCGGGAACGCTCTTCTGACCGACGTCGATGTCGGCATGCGGGGCATCCTCCGGCGGCTGGGCATCGAGCGGCGGGGCGACGGCTTCTTCCGGGCGATCCGCCATCCGCTGCGCCACCAGCTCATTCCCTGGTCGGTGATCCAGCCGCTCGAGTCGAAGCTCGACCGGCTGACGCTGTCGGTCACGCGCGACGCGATGTCCGACCTGCACCCATCCGATATCGCCCAGATCATCTCCGACCTGGCGCCCGACGAGCGCACCGAGTTCTTCGAGAAGCTCGACCTCGAGACGGCGGCCGAGGCGCTGCACGAGCTCGAGCCCGAGGTGCAGGCCGACATCATCGCCGACATGGACCGCGAGCAGGCGGCCGACGTCATCGAGCGGATGCCTCCCGACGAGGCGGCCGACGTCATCGCCGACCTCTCCGCCGAAAAGGCGCAGGAGATCCTGGGGCTGATGGAGAAGGACGAGGCGCAGGACGTCCACGAGCTCCTGCACCACGAGGACGACACCGCGGGCGGCCTGATGACCAACGAGTATCTCGAATTCCCGCCCGAGACCACCGTGGGCGGCGCGATGGACCGCTTCCGGGAATACGCGCACGAGATCGAGGCGGTCTATTACATGTACGTCATCCAGGACGAGAAGCTGCTGGGGGTGGTGAGCCTCAAGGACGCGATCCTGGCCGATCCGTCGAAGCGGCTCGACGAGGTGATGCACCGGAAGCTGATCACGGTGCGCGCTGAATCCGACCACCAGTCGGTGGCCGAGCTGATCTCGAAATACAACCTGCTGGCGCTGCCGGTCGTCGACGACGAGAACTGCCTGCTCGGCGTCATCACGGTCGACGACGTCGTCGACCTGCTGCTGCCCCCCGCCTCCCGGAAACGTCGAAGGAAGATGTAG
- a CDS encoding PilZ domain-containing protein: MWGYNAAMPHNLKSFCLVTVFSLIPEEAEAIAESVRAFGADCRVACTAAQLREVLIENGCNGLLYSIPSTIRIDAAGKALLRTLEQVYPVARAKWKDSDRSLSVMGTHGPVVRTLPDFLAACAAFPARRIRRYERSDKTLNVLLFSDTGMEDAEQTFSLNLSIGGARLHSSLEWHVGDTLYLSFLELPWQDPVRAEVRHVIPWGVPYHARSIGVQFDGMTPEHADNLSFLLFGKKA; encoded by the coding sequence TTGTGGGGTTATAACGCCGCCATGCCGCACAACTTGAAAAGCTTCTGTCTCGTCACCGTGTTCTCGCTGATCCCGGAGGAAGCGGAGGCGATCGCCGAATCGGTCCGCGCCTTCGGGGCCGATTGCCGCGTCGCCTGCACGGCGGCCCAACTGCGGGAAGTCCTGATCGAGAACGGATGCAACGGTCTCCTCTACAGCATCCCGTCCACGATCCGCATCGACGCCGCCGGCAAGGCACTGCTCCGGACGCTGGAGCAGGTCTACCCGGTCGCCCGAGCCAAGTGGAAGGACTCCGACCGATCGCTCTCCGTCATGGGCACCCACGGGCCGGTGGTGCGGACGCTGCCGGATTTCCTGGCCGCCTGCGCCGCCTTCCCCGCCCGCCGGATCCGCCGGTACGAGCGGAGTGACAAGACGCTGAACGTGCTGCTTTTCTCCGACACCGGGATGGAAGACGCCGAGCAGACGTTCTCGCTCAACCTCTCCATCGGCGGCGCCCGCCTGCATTCGTCCCTGGAATGGCACGTCGGCGACACGCTCTACCTGTCGTTTCTGGAGCTGCCCTGGCAGGATCCCGTCCGGGCCGAGGTCCGGCATGTCATCCCGTGGGGCGTCCCGTATCACGCCCGCAGCATCGGCGTGCAGTTCGACGGAATGACGCCGGAGCACGCCGACAACCTGAGCTTCCTCCTGTTCGGGAAAAAGGCCTGA
- a CDS encoding Nramp family divalent metal transporter encodes MKKRLPTWKGILLFLSILGPGIITASVDNDAGGITTYSIAGAHFGYDLLWTLIPITIALVVVQEMVARMGVVTGKTLSDLIREKFGVKPTFLLLLALIVANFGNVVAEFAGWASAWEIAGVPPALSVPVGAAAVWFLVVKGSYRIVEKIFLIACLIFLTYPIAAVMGKPDWMKVGVNLIRPVARFDGAYLTMLIGMVGTTIAPWMQFYLQSAVVEKRVQVENYPLTRIDVIFGCFVTDAVALAIIVACGATLYVQGITIETAGDAARALAPLAGDYASHLFAIGLANASLFAASILPLATAYSVCEGMGWESGIDKNFRTAPQFFWLYTGLIVLGALCVMVPGAPLVVIMYASQVVNGMLLPAVLIFMLKLINDPELMGIYVNSRGFNLIAWATTWIMIVLTVLLVVVTIFPGLPGLVGL; translated from the coding sequence TTGAAAAAACGGTTGCCCACGTGGAAAGGCATCCTCCTCTTCCTTTCCATCCTGGGCCCGGGGATCATCACGGCATCGGTCGACAACGACGCCGGCGGAATCACCACCTATTCGATCGCCGGCGCCCACTTCGGATACGATCTCCTCTGGACGCTGATCCCCATCACCATCGCCCTGGTCGTCGTCCAGGAGATGGTGGCCCGCATGGGCGTCGTCACCGGCAAGACGCTTTCCGACCTGATCCGCGAGAAGTTCGGCGTCAAGCCGACCTTCCTGCTGTTGCTCGCACTCATCGTCGCCAATTTCGGGAACGTCGTCGCCGAGTTCGCCGGGTGGGCCTCCGCCTGGGAGATCGCCGGCGTCCCACCTGCCCTCTCCGTTCCTGTCGGTGCGGCCGCCGTCTGGTTCCTCGTCGTCAAGGGCTCCTACCGGATCGTCGAAAAGATCTTCCTGATCGCCTGCCTCATCTTCCTCACCTACCCGATCGCGGCGGTGATGGGCAAGCCCGACTGGATGAAGGTCGGCGTCAACCTGATTCGCCCCGTAGCCCGCTTCGACGGCGCCTACCTGACCATGCTGATCGGCATGGTCGGGACCACCATCGCCCCGTGGATGCAGTTCTACCTGCAGTCCGCGGTCGTCGAGAAGCGCGTCCAGGTCGAGAACTATCCCCTCACGCGGATCGACGTGATCTTCGGCTGCTTCGTCACCGACGCGGTGGCGCTCGCGATTATCGTGGCGTGCGGCGCGACGCTCTATGTCCAGGGCATCACGATCGAGACGGCCGGCGATGCCGCCCGGGCGCTCGCCCCGCTCGCCGGGGATTACGCCTCGCACCTCTTCGCCATCGGCCTGGCCAACGCGTCGCTGTTCGCGGCGTCGATCCTGCCGCTGGCGACGGCCTACTCCGTGTGCGAAGGGATGGGCTGGGAATCGGGGATCGACAAGAACTTCCGGACGGCGCCGCAGTTCTTCTGGCTCTACACCGGACTGATCGTGCTCGGGGCGCTCTGCGTCATGGTTCCCGGCGCCCCTCTCGTCGTCATCATGTACGCCTCGCAGGTCGTCAACGGCATGCTGCTGCCGGCGGTCCTCATCTTCATGCTCAAGCTGATCAACGACCCGGAACTGATGGGAATCTACGTCAACTCGAGGGGATTCAACCTCATCGCCTGGGCAACCACCTGGATCATGATTGTCCTGACCGTCCTGCTCGTCGTCGTCACGATCTTCCCGGGGCTGCCCGGGCTTGTGGGGTTATAA
- a CDS encoding DUF3365 domain-containing protein, with protein sequence MSVQRVVTVVAAMSFVFGGAVGAATTEEEALAKGRRVANVLSDTLRDQLASNIQEKGVAEALPQCYYQALTVGKEIETTTGVKVKRISSRLRNQRNTPDAFEQEALARFERFAKEGSMPTDELRREAIGGKPVFRYVKPIMVGSSCLRCHGDAKAIPQDVRHVLDEKYPEDKAIGYKEGDFRGLVSEVIPVE encoded by the coding sequence ATGTCCGTACAGAGGGTTGTCACGGTCGTCGCAGCGATGTCGTTCGTGTTCGGCGGGGCCGTGGGGGCGGCGACCACCGAGGAAGAGGCGCTGGCCAAGGGGCGCCGCGTCGCCAACGTGTTGAGCGATACGCTTCGCGATCAGCTGGCGTCGAACATCCAGGAGAAAGGCGTGGCCGAGGCGCTGCCCCAGTGCTACTACCAGGCGCTGACGGTCGGCAAGGAGATCGAGACCACGACCGGCGTCAAGGTGAAACGGATTTCCTCCCGGCTCCGCAATCAGCGGAACACGCCCGATGCCTTCGAGCAGGAGGCGCTGGCACGGTTCGAGCGCTTCGCGAAGGAGGGCAGCATGCCTACCGACGAGCTCCGGCGCGAGGCGATTGGCGGAAAGCCGGTCTTCCGCTACGTCAAGCCGATCATGGTCGGATCCTCCTGTCTCCGGTGCCATGGCGATGCGAAGGCGATTCCGCAGGACGTTCGCCATGTGCTCGACGAAAAGTACCCGGAAGACAAGGCGATCGGCTACAAGGAAGGCGACTTCCGGGGGCTCGTCAGCGAGGTCATTCCGGTCGAATAG
- a CDS encoding sigma-54 dependent transcriptional regulator, translating to MAGRILFIDDDLAGREVALFNLRKAGYEVRAAADGSEGLAAFSPESFDLVVTDLKMPGVTGLEVLRAVRGRAPEVPVLVITAFGNVETAVEAMREGAYDFIGKPFHRDQLLLSVGKALERRRLTDEVRALRIRASGVEREIVSASPAMARLIEMVDRVARSEATVLVTGESGTGKEAVARRIHVRSPRAQGPFVAVNCAAVPGELLESELFGHARGAFTGAVRSRPGRFRQAEKGTLFLDEVSEIPLPLQGKLLRALQEKMVDVVGSDVPVAVDVRIVAATNRDLEQQIREGAFREDLYYRLNVVALRVPPLRERPEDIPPLVEHFLAAFKAERDFSAPPAVLAELARRSWPGNVRELKNACERMAILCRGDELSLDDLPPLPSGALAAGAAEAEAVGDEWPPLPPGGLSLVDLETRVIERALRFNGGNITRTAAFLRVPRHVLVYRIEKHGIRRNGDV from the coding sequence GTGGCAGGGCGGATCCTCTTCATCGACGACGACCTCGCAGGGCGGGAGGTCGCGCTCTTCAACCTGCGCAAGGCGGGCTACGAGGTGCGCGCCGCTGCCGACGGGAGCGAGGGGCTTGCGGCGTTCTCGCCCGAGTCGTTCGACCTGGTCGTCACCGACCTGAAGATGCCGGGCGTCACGGGGCTCGAGGTGCTGCGGGCCGTCCGCGGGCGGGCGCCCGAGGTGCCGGTGCTCGTGATCACGGCCTTCGGCAACGTCGAGACGGCCGTCGAGGCGATGCGCGAGGGGGCGTACGACTTCATCGGCAAGCCGTTCCACCGCGACCAGCTGCTGCTCTCGGTCGGCAAGGCGCTCGAGCGCCGGCGGCTGACCGACGAGGTGCGCGCGCTCCGGATCCGCGCCTCCGGGGTCGAGCGCGAGATCGTCTCCGCATCGCCCGCGATGGCCCGGCTCATCGAGATGGTCGATCGCGTGGCGCGTTCCGAGGCGACGGTGCTCGTCACGGGCGAAAGCGGCACGGGCAAGGAGGCGGTGGCGCGCCGCATCCATGTCCGGTCGCCGCGGGCCCAGGGGCCGTTCGTGGCGGTCAACTGCGCGGCGGTTCCGGGCGAGCTGCTCGAGTCCGAGCTGTTCGGGCATGCGCGCGGGGCGTTCACGGGCGCCGTGCGCAGCCGGCCCGGGCGCTTTCGGCAGGCCGAGAAGGGCACGCTGTTCCTCGACGAGGTGAGCGAGATCCCGCTGCCGCTCCAGGGGAAGCTGCTGCGGGCGCTCCAGGAAAAGATGGTCGACGTCGTCGGTTCCGACGTGCCGGTCGCCGTCGATGTCCGCATCGTGGCCGCCACCAATCGCGATCTCGAGCAGCAGATCCGCGAAGGGGCTTTCCGCGAAGACCTCTATTACCGGCTCAACGTCGTCGCACTGCGGGTGCCGCCGTTGCGGGAACGGCCCGAAGACATCCCGCCGTTGGTCGAGCATTTTCTGGCCGCGTTCAAGGCCGAGCGTGACTTTTCGGCGCCGCCGGCCGTGCTGGCCGAACTCGCGCGGCGGTCTTGGCCGGGCAACGTGCGCGAGCTCAAGAACGCGTGCGAGCGAATGGCCATCCTGTGCCGAGGCGACGAGCTGTCGCTCGACGACCTTCCGCCCCTTCCATCGGGCGCCTTGGCCGCGGGCGCGGCCGAAGCGGAAGCCGTCGGCGACGAATGGCCGCCGTTGCCGCCGGGCGGCCTGTCGCTCGTCGACCTCGAGACGCGGGTCATCGAACGGGCGCTCCGGTTCAACGGCGGCAACATCACCCGGACGGCGGCGTTCCTGCGGGTTCCGCGTCACGTTCTCGTCTACCGCATCGAAAAGCACGGCATCCGGCGGAACGGGGATGTCTGA
- a CDS encoding ATP-binding protein: protein MSDPQRSGGPHPGLADDLRPLFSPRILLAAWLPCLAITVCHYATGPEYPWVHDVLRRLYYLPILFAAFIAGSRGAIALSVFASLVYLPHAFGSLVARDPGGALEKGLEIFLYNAIALVAGLLVDRERRERDKAQRLAAELSQALEEQRRVEQQLIRAGKLGALGEMTAGIAHEIKNPLHAMKGTAEILRDVVPEETPERRMLDLHMAEIDRLSQVAERFLRFARPMTPDRRPTDLREVVSRVVALVEPQARRHGVTVSQSPCLADPAPIVSGDPDQLLQLLLNVALNGIQAMTPAGSGTLSLAIGRLRHGEADHVFVRVANTGPPIPEDALERIFDPFYTTRDEGTGLGLSICSRIADQHDGELSVANLPAGGVAFTLQLPATQADDGD, encoded by the coding sequence ATGTCTGACCCTCAGCGGTCCGGCGGCCCGCATCCCGGGTTGGCCGACGACCTCCGGCCGCTGTTCTCGCCCCGCATTCTGCTGGCCGCCTGGCTGCCCTGTCTCGCCATCACCGTCTGCCACTATGCGACCGGGCCCGAGTATCCCTGGGTCCACGACGTCCTCCGGCGCCTCTACTACCTGCCGATCCTGTTCGCCGCCTTCATCGCCGGATCCCGGGGCGCCATCGCGCTGTCGGTCTTCGCCTCGCTCGTCTATCTGCCGCACGCCTTCGGCAGCCTCGTCGCCCGGGACCCCGGCGGCGCGCTCGAGAAGGGGCTCGAGATCTTCCTGTACAACGCCATCGCGTTGGTCGCCGGCCTCCTGGTCGACCGGGAACGGCGGGAGCGCGATAAAGCGCAGCGGCTGGCCGCAGAGCTGTCGCAGGCGCTCGAGGAGCAGCGCCGGGTCGAACAGCAGCTCATCCGGGCCGGAAAGCTGGGGGCGCTCGGCGAGATGACCGCCGGCATCGCCCACGAGATCAAGAACCCGCTGCACGCGATGAAGGGGACCGCCGAGATCCTGCGCGACGTGGTCCCCGAGGAAACGCCCGAGCGCCGGATGCTCGATCTTCACATGGCCGAGATCGACCGGCTGTCGCAGGTGGCCGAGCGGTTCCTGCGGTTCGCCCGGCCGATGACGCCCGACCGGCGCCCGACCGACCTGCGCGAAGTCGTCTCGCGGGTCGTCGCGCTGGTCGAGCCGCAGGCGCGCCGCCACGGCGTCACGGTCTCGCAGTCGCCGTGCCTCGCCGATCCCGCTCCGATCGTCTCGGGCGATCCCGACCAGCTCCTCCAGTTGCTGCTCAACGTCGCGCTCAACGGGATCCAGGCGATGACGCCCGCCGGAAGCGGGACGCTCTCGCTGGCGATCGGCCGCCTGAGACACGGGGAGGCCGACCACGTCTTCGTCCGGGTGGCCAACACGGGCCCCCCGATCCCCGAAGACGCGCTCGAGCGCATCTTCGACCCGTTCTACACGACGCGCGACGAAGGAACGGGGCTCGGCCTCTCGATCTGCTCGCGTATCGCCGACCAGCACGACGGCGAGCTTTCCGTCGCCAACCTCCCCGCCGGCGGCGTGGCTTTCACGCTGCAGCTTCCGGCGACCCAGGCCGACGACGGTGACTGA